The Arachis duranensis cultivar V14167 chromosome 2, aradu.V14167.gnm2.J7QH, whole genome shotgun sequence genome has a window encoding:
- the LOC127744885 gene encoding agamous-like MADS-box protein AGL23 — protein sequence MASSHAIIPDKATRKRKIEIKRVEQSNKRHVTFSKRKLGLFNKVTELSILCQAETALIVSSQIGKLYACGYPSPDAKKQEEKVEVLRAQYESLEEALKEEKKRLEEAENARKNHNNNGGCLGFSSQWWENPIDDMDLEELVKFKESLEQLKVNLFATAEKKIMFQELMPSPLVSSSSVMAPMQTRVPNFSSILNNYGGFNAVHHPQQQEHWDYASSSSSNFYSTLKNNVGFNAVHHPQQQAHWDYWNNNGIASSNNQDSLGSCDFGNNAIIAAAKGNGNSSCSFFPSIGFGHY from the exons ATGGCTTCTTCCCATGCAATAATCCCAGACAAAGCAACACGTAAAAGGAAGATTGAGATCAAAAGAGTTGAACAAAGCAACAAGCGCCACGTCACCTTCTCCAAGAGAAAATTAGGGCTTTTCAACAAGGTCACCGAGCTCTCCATCCTTTGCCAGGCGGAAACCGCCTTGATCGTCTCCTCGCAAATCGGAAAGCTTTACGCCTGCGGATATCCATCGCCGGACGCC aagaagcaagaGGAGAAAGTGGAAGTCCTAAGAGCACAATATGAGTCTTTGGAAGAAGCTctcaaagaagagaagaagcgACTCGAAGAGGCTGAGAATGCAAGAAAGAACCATAACAACAATGGCGGTTGCTTAGGGTTTTCATCGCAGTGGTGGGAGAATCCAATTGATGATATGGATTTGGAGGAGCTCGTTAAGTTCAAAGAATCCTTGGAACAGTTGAAGGTTAACCTATTTGCAACCGCTGAAAAGAAGATCATGTTCCAAGAATTGATGCCATCACCacttgtttcttcttcttcagttaTGGCTCCAATGCAAACTAGGGTTCCCAATTTCTCTTCAATATTGAACAATTATGGTGGATTCAACGCTGTTCATCATCCACAACAGCAAGAACATTGGGAttatgcttcttcttcttcttctaatttttattcaacCTTGAAGAATAATGTTGGATTCAACGCGGTTCATCATCCACAACAGCAAGCACATTGGGATTATTGGAACAATAATGGAATTGCTAGCAGTAACAATCAGGATTCTTTAGGATCATGCGATTTTGGGAACAATGCTATAATTGCTGCCGCTAAAGGTAATGGTAATAGTAGTTGTTCCTTTTTTCCTAGCATTGGTTTTGGCCATTATTAA